One region of Alosa alosa isolate M-15738 ecotype Scorff River chromosome 1, AALO_Geno_1.1, whole genome shotgun sequence genomic DNA includes:
- the cdc7 gene encoding cell division cycle 7-related protein kinase isoform X2 — protein sequence MEEQLNTDVDRLEPKYGLSGGKRQLSREVEMDIAQLNHDVPQLSEVFSIVDKIGEGTFSSVYLAEDKMSLRQRRRFALKHLIPTSHPIRVAAELQCLTVAGGQENVMAVTYCFRKDHHVIIVMPYVEHEPFVDIVGNMTLQEVCHYIFNLFIALKHIHKFGIIHRDIKPTNFLYNRSQRKYALVDFGLAQGTPDTQIELLKEVISKAQKGGRTTGEPEHSRGKSELMTPCKVTRSVFGERNMNSINPANILDTGVEVIRSVNTKDIAARKMLQSKYQSATVKEQVSGQKHRDLALDSTLTCSCFLTDRVCNICLSRKQQVAPRAGTPGFRAPEVLIKCQKQGTAIDVWAAGVILLSLLSGRYPFFKASDDLIALTQIMTIRGSRETIQTARVLGKEVVCSHELPRLDLRRLCEMMRRTQPGQEETVWTEIQTTCQSCSPIKNNLDKTSMHIEQNWDRVPDEAYDLLDRLLDLNPDTRIKASMALQHPLFKDLNVTNGV from the exons ATGGAAGAACAGCTGAACACTGACGTCGATCGTTTGGAGCCTAAATATGGACTTTCTGGAGGTAAACGACAACTTTCAA GGGAAGTGGAGATGGACATTGCTCAGTTAAATCATGATGTGCCACAGCTTTCAGAAGTTTTCTCCATTGTAGACAAAATTGGTGAAG GGACTTTCAGTTCAGTCTATCTGGCTGAGGATAAAATGTCATTAAGGCAAAGACGGAGGTTTGCTTTGAAGCATCTTATCCCCACCAGCCATCCAATCAGGGTAGCTGCTGAGCTACAGTGTCTGACTGTTGCagg TGGCCAAGAAAATGTCATGGCTGTGACTTACTGCTTTAGGAAGGACCATCATGTGATCATCGTTATGCCTTATGTGGAACATGAACCCTTTGTG GACATTGTTGGTAACATGACTCTTCAGGAAGTGTGCCACTACATATTTAATCTCTTTATAGCGCTGAAGCACATCCATAAGTTTGGAATCATTCATCGTGACATCAAGCCAACAAACTTCCTTTACAATCGCTCCCAGAGAAA GTACGCATTAGTTGATTTTGGCCTAGCTCAGggcacaccagacacacagatTGAGCTGCTGAAGGAGGTGATCTCCAAAGCACAGAAGGGTGGTAGAACCACTGGGGAACCTGAGCACTCAAGGGGAAAATCG GAGTTAATGACCCCCTGTAAAGTGACACGGTCTGTGTTTGGAGAAAGAAACATGAATAGCATTAATCCAGCCAATATATTAGACACAGGAGTGGAG GTTATACGATCTGTGAATACAAAAGACATTGCTGCTAGAAAGATGTTGCAATCCAAGTATCAGTCTGCCACAGTGAAGGAGCAAGTCAGTGGCCAGAAGCACAGAGACTTGGCTCTTGATTCAACCCTCACCTGCAGCTGTTTCTTGACAGACCGTGTCTGCAACATTTGTCTCTCCAG GAAACAACAGGTTGCCCCGAGAGCTGGAACACCTGGGTTTAGAGCTCCTGAGGTGTTGATTAAGTGTCAGAAACAAGGAACAG CCATTGATGTATGGGCTGCTGGTgtgatcctcctctctctcttaagTGGTAGATACCCATTCTTTAAAGCAAGTGATGACCTTATAGCCCTAACACAGATAATGACAATACGTGGATCCAGGGAAACCATACAGACTGCAAGAGTGTTAg GGAAGGAAGTAGTGTGCAGCCATGAGCTTCCACGACTTGACTTGAGGAGACTTTGTGAGATGATGCGAAGAACACAGCCTGGCCAAGAGGAGACCGTTTGGACTGAAATACAGACCACATGTCAATCCTGCAGTCCTATAAAAAACAACCTGGACAAGACTAGTATGCACATTGAACAAAACTGGGATAGAGTTCCAGATGAGGCATACGATCTCCTAGACCGACTGCTTGACCTGAATCCAGACACAAGAATTAAGGCTAGCATGGCCTTACAGCACCCTCTGTTTAAAGACCTGAATGTAACAAATGGCGTCTAA
- the cdc7 gene encoding cell division cycle 7-related protein kinase isoform X3, with protein sequence MEEQLNTDVDRLEPKYGLSGGKRQLSREVEMDIAQLNHDVPQLSEVFSIVDKIGEGTFSSVYLAEDKMSLRQRRRFALKHLIPTSHPIRVAAELQCLTVAGGQENVMAVTYCFRKDHHVIIVMPYVEHEPFVDIVGNMTLQEVCHYIFNLFIALKHIHKFGIIHRDIKPTNFLYNRSQRKYALVDFGLAQGTPDTQIELLKEELMTPCKVTRSVFGERNMNSINPANILDTGVEVIRSVNTKDIAARKMLQSKYQSATVKEQVSGQKHRDLALDSTLTCSCFLTDRVCNICLSRKQQVAPRAGTPGFRAPEVLIKCQKQGTAIDVWAAGVILLSLLSGRYPFFKASDDLIALTQIMTIRGSRETIQTARVLGKEVVCSHELPRLDLRRLCEMMRRTQPGQEETVWTEIQTTCQSCSPIKNNLDKTSMHIEQNWDRVPDEAYDLLDRLLDLNPDTRIKASMALQHPLFKDLNVTNGV encoded by the exons ATGGAAGAACAGCTGAACACTGACGTCGATCGTTTGGAGCCTAAATATGGACTTTCTGGAGGTAAACGACAACTTTCAA GGGAAGTGGAGATGGACATTGCTCAGTTAAATCATGATGTGCCACAGCTTTCAGAAGTTTTCTCCATTGTAGACAAAATTGGTGAAG GGACTTTCAGTTCAGTCTATCTGGCTGAGGATAAAATGTCATTAAGGCAAAGACGGAGGTTTGCTTTGAAGCATCTTATCCCCACCAGCCATCCAATCAGGGTAGCTGCTGAGCTACAGTGTCTGACTGTTGCagg TGGCCAAGAAAATGTCATGGCTGTGACTTACTGCTTTAGGAAGGACCATCATGTGATCATCGTTATGCCTTATGTGGAACATGAACCCTTTGTG GACATTGTTGGTAACATGACTCTTCAGGAAGTGTGCCACTACATATTTAATCTCTTTATAGCGCTGAAGCACATCCATAAGTTTGGAATCATTCATCGTGACATCAAGCCAACAAACTTCCTTTACAATCGCTCCCAGAGAAA GTACGCATTAGTTGATTTTGGCCTAGCTCAGggcacaccagacacacagatTGAGCTGCTGAAGGAG GAGTTAATGACCCCCTGTAAAGTGACACGGTCTGTGTTTGGAGAAAGAAACATGAATAGCATTAATCCAGCCAATATATTAGACACAGGAGTGGAG GTTATACGATCTGTGAATACAAAAGACATTGCTGCTAGAAAGATGTTGCAATCCAAGTATCAGTCTGCCACAGTGAAGGAGCAAGTCAGTGGCCAGAAGCACAGAGACTTGGCTCTTGATTCAACCCTCACCTGCAGCTGTTTCTTGACAGACCGTGTCTGCAACATTTGTCTCTCCAG GAAACAACAGGTTGCCCCGAGAGCTGGAACACCTGGGTTTAGAGCTCCTGAGGTGTTGATTAAGTGTCAGAAACAAGGAACAG CCATTGATGTATGGGCTGCTGGTgtgatcctcctctctctcttaagTGGTAGATACCCATTCTTTAAAGCAAGTGATGACCTTATAGCCCTAACACAGATAATGACAATACGTGGATCCAGGGAAACCATACAGACTGCAAGAGTGTTAg GGAAGGAAGTAGTGTGCAGCCATGAGCTTCCACGACTTGACTTGAGGAGACTTTGTGAGATGATGCGAAGAACACAGCCTGGCCAAGAGGAGACCGTTTGGACTGAAATACAGACCACATGTCAATCCTGCAGTCCTATAAAAAACAACCTGGACAAGACTAGTATGCACATTGAACAAAACTGGGATAGAGTTCCAGATGAGGCATACGATCTCCTAGACCGACTGCTTGACCTGAATCCAGACACAAGAATTAAGGCTAGCATGGCCTTACAGCACCCTCTGTTTAAAGACCTGAATGTAACAAATGGCGTCTAA
- the cdc7 gene encoding cell division cycle 7-related protein kinase isoform X1, which translates to MEEQLNTDVDRLEPKYGLSGGKRQLSREVEMDIAQLNHDVPQLSEVFSIVDKIGEGTFSSVYLAEDKMSLRQRRRFALKHLIPTSHPIRVAAELQCLTVAGGQENVMAVTYCFRKDHHVIIVMPYVEHEPFVDIVGNMTLQEVCHYIFNLFIALKHIHKFGIIHRDIKPTNFLYNRSQRKYALVDFGLAQGTPDTQIELLKEVISKAQKGGRTTGEPEHSRGKSVPATAPVTLATSQKFLFPSSTKPPAEKKPCTIYTSADAKPSKELMTPCKVTRSVFGERNMNSINPANILDTGVEVIRSVNTKDIAARKMLQSKYQSATVKEQVSGQKHRDLALDSTLTCSCFLTDRVCNICLSRKQQVAPRAGTPGFRAPEVLIKCQKQGTAIDVWAAGVILLSLLSGRYPFFKASDDLIALTQIMTIRGSRETIQTARVLGKEVVCSHELPRLDLRRLCEMMRRTQPGQEETVWTEIQTTCQSCSPIKNNLDKTSMHIEQNWDRVPDEAYDLLDRLLDLNPDTRIKASMALQHPLFKDLNVTNGV; encoded by the exons ATGGAAGAACAGCTGAACACTGACGTCGATCGTTTGGAGCCTAAATATGGACTTTCTGGAGGTAAACGACAACTTTCAA GGGAAGTGGAGATGGACATTGCTCAGTTAAATCATGATGTGCCACAGCTTTCAGAAGTTTTCTCCATTGTAGACAAAATTGGTGAAG GGACTTTCAGTTCAGTCTATCTGGCTGAGGATAAAATGTCATTAAGGCAAAGACGGAGGTTTGCTTTGAAGCATCTTATCCCCACCAGCCATCCAATCAGGGTAGCTGCTGAGCTACAGTGTCTGACTGTTGCagg TGGCCAAGAAAATGTCATGGCTGTGACTTACTGCTTTAGGAAGGACCATCATGTGATCATCGTTATGCCTTATGTGGAACATGAACCCTTTGTG GACATTGTTGGTAACATGACTCTTCAGGAAGTGTGCCACTACATATTTAATCTCTTTATAGCGCTGAAGCACATCCATAAGTTTGGAATCATTCATCGTGACATCAAGCCAACAAACTTCCTTTACAATCGCTCCCAGAGAAA GTACGCATTAGTTGATTTTGGCCTAGCTCAGggcacaccagacacacagatTGAGCTGCTGAAGGAGGTGATCTCCAAAGCACAGAAGGGTGGTAGAACCACTGGGGAACCTGAGCACTCAAGGGGAAAATCGGTACCTGCAACAGCACCAGTCACCTTAGCCACATCACAAAAGTTTCTTTTTCCATCAAGCACTAAACCACCAGCTGAAAAAAAACCTTGCACGATCTACACATCTGCAGATGCCAAACCTAGCAAG GAGTTAATGACCCCCTGTAAAGTGACACGGTCTGTGTTTGGAGAAAGAAACATGAATAGCATTAATCCAGCCAATATATTAGACACAGGAGTGGAG GTTATACGATCTGTGAATACAAAAGACATTGCTGCTAGAAAGATGTTGCAATCCAAGTATCAGTCTGCCACAGTGAAGGAGCAAGTCAGTGGCCAGAAGCACAGAGACTTGGCTCTTGATTCAACCCTCACCTGCAGCTGTTTCTTGACAGACCGTGTCTGCAACATTTGTCTCTCCAG GAAACAACAGGTTGCCCCGAGAGCTGGAACACCTGGGTTTAGAGCTCCTGAGGTGTTGATTAAGTGTCAGAAACAAGGAACAG CCATTGATGTATGGGCTGCTGGTgtgatcctcctctctctcttaagTGGTAGATACCCATTCTTTAAAGCAAGTGATGACCTTATAGCCCTAACACAGATAATGACAATACGTGGATCCAGGGAAACCATACAGACTGCAAGAGTGTTAg GGAAGGAAGTAGTGTGCAGCCATGAGCTTCCACGACTTGACTTGAGGAGACTTTGTGAGATGATGCGAAGAACACAGCCTGGCCAAGAGGAGACCGTTTGGACTGAAATACAGACCACATGTCAATCCTGCAGTCCTATAAAAAACAACCTGGACAAGACTAGTATGCACATTGAACAAAACTGGGATAGAGTTCCAGATGAGGCATACGATCTCCTAGACCGACTGCTTGACCTGAATCCAGACACAAGAATTAAGGCTAGCATGGCCTTACAGCACCCTCTGTTTAAAGACCTGAATGTAACAAATGGCGTCTAA
- the cdc7 gene encoding cell division cycle 7-related protein kinase isoform X4 has product MTLQEVCHYIFNLFIALKHIHKFGIIHRDIKPTNFLYNRSQRKYALVDFGLAQGTPDTQIELLKEVISKAQKGGRTTGEPEHSRGKSVPATAPVTLATSQKFLFPSSTKPPAEKKPCTIYTSADAKPSKELMTPCKVTRSVFGERNMNSINPANILDTGVEVIRSVNTKDIAARKMLQSKYQSATVKEQVSGQKHRDLALDSTLTCSCFLTDRVCNICLSRKQQVAPRAGTPGFRAPEVLIKCQKQGTAIDVWAAGVILLSLLSGRYPFFKASDDLIALTQIMTIRGSRETIQTARVLGKEVVCSHELPRLDLRRLCEMMRRTQPGQEETVWTEIQTTCQSCSPIKNNLDKTSMHIEQNWDRVPDEAYDLLDRLLDLNPDTRIKASMALQHPLFKDLNVTNGV; this is encoded by the exons ATGACTCTTCAGGAAGTGTGCCACTACATATTTAATCTCTTTATAGCGCTGAAGCACATCCATAAGTTTGGAATCATTCATCGTGACATCAAGCCAACAAACTTCCTTTACAATCGCTCCCAGAGAAA GTACGCATTAGTTGATTTTGGCCTAGCTCAGggcacaccagacacacagatTGAGCTGCTGAAGGAGGTGATCTCCAAAGCACAGAAGGGTGGTAGAACCACTGGGGAACCTGAGCACTCAAGGGGAAAATCGGTACCTGCAACAGCACCAGTCACCTTAGCCACATCACAAAAGTTTCTTTTTCCATCAAGCACTAAACCACCAGCTGAAAAAAAACCTTGCACGATCTACACATCTGCAGATGCCAAACCTAGCAAG GAGTTAATGACCCCCTGTAAAGTGACACGGTCTGTGTTTGGAGAAAGAAACATGAATAGCATTAATCCAGCCAATATATTAGACACAGGAGTGGAG GTTATACGATCTGTGAATACAAAAGACATTGCTGCTAGAAAGATGTTGCAATCCAAGTATCAGTCTGCCACAGTGAAGGAGCAAGTCAGTGGCCAGAAGCACAGAGACTTGGCTCTTGATTCAACCCTCACCTGCAGCTGTTTCTTGACAGACCGTGTCTGCAACATTTGTCTCTCCAG GAAACAACAGGTTGCCCCGAGAGCTGGAACACCTGGGTTTAGAGCTCCTGAGGTGTTGATTAAGTGTCAGAAACAAGGAACAG CCATTGATGTATGGGCTGCTGGTgtgatcctcctctctctcttaagTGGTAGATACCCATTCTTTAAAGCAAGTGATGACCTTATAGCCCTAACACAGATAATGACAATACGTGGATCCAGGGAAACCATACAGACTGCAAGAGTGTTAg GGAAGGAAGTAGTGTGCAGCCATGAGCTTCCACGACTTGACTTGAGGAGACTTTGTGAGATGATGCGAAGAACACAGCCTGGCCAAGAGGAGACCGTTTGGACTGAAATACAGACCACATGTCAATCCTGCAGTCCTATAAAAAACAACCTGGACAAGACTAGTATGCACATTGAACAAAACTGGGATAGAGTTCCAGATGAGGCATACGATCTCCTAGACCGACTGCTTGACCTGAATCCAGACACAAGAATTAAGGCTAGCATGGCCTTACAGCACCCTCTGTTTAAAGACCTGAATGTAACAAATGGCGTCTAA